In Candidatus Nitronauta litoralis, one DNA window encodes the following:
- a CDS encoding M23 family metallopeptidase — translation MGIKRVLFFCIVVGLIMLLTPLLSHAILYKWEDHRGRWHIVDSIEKVPEKFRNRAVPTNQNDPLNGEPEFWKSRLLSWPIDCTPGINCRIGFPDIDNDGRTPYGERPMYRGHEGTDIIVNFDQMDDGVDVYAAADGVVKFVFDDPNRFDRCVSPRTHPDCSVPNGTDVSTGYGPYCQTGGEQFGSCYWVFGGGNVVIILHPQMQDVFGTRYDHLKSGSITVRPGQRIKAGQKIGEVGSAGRSTGPHLHFEVWGPGGYYLHGPVVDPWDGSGLPGRKKSLWAHYPPWE, via the coding sequence ATGGGAATTAAACGGGTTTTATTTTTTTGCATTGTGGTCGGGTTGATAATGTTATTAACTCCCCTGCTTTCCCACGCCATACTTTACAAATGGGAGGATCATCGTGGACGATGGCACATCGTCGATTCCATCGAAAAAGTGCCGGAAAAATTTCGCAACCGCGCCGTACCCACGAATCAGAATGATCCGCTGAACGGGGAACCCGAATTCTGGAAATCCCGTTTACTGTCCTGGCCCATCGACTGCACTCCGGGAATAAACTGTCGGATTGGTTTTCCGGATATCGACAACGATGGCCGTACCCCTTACGGGGAGCGCCCCATGTATCGTGGTCACGAAGGCACGGACATCATCGTCAATTTCGACCAGATGGATGACGGAGTCGATGTCTACGCTGCTGCCGATGGCGTTGTTAAATTTGTTTTCGATGACCCCAACCGTTTCGACCGCTGTGTCAGTCCGCGCACCCACCCGGATTGCTCGGTGCCCAATGGAACCGATGTATCAACAGGGTACGGACCCTACTGCCAGACCGGCGGCGAACAGTTTGGCAGTTGTTACTGGGTATTTGGCGGCGGCAATGTGGTCATCATTCTGCACCCGCAAATGCAGGATGTATTTGGAACCCGATACGATCATCTAAAAAGCGGTTCCATTACCGTGAGGCCCGGACAACGGATCAAGGCGGGTCAAAAAATTGGAGAGGTCGGCAGTGCAGGAAGGTCTACCGGCCCTCACCTGCACTTTGAAGTATGGGGACCCGGCGGCTACTACCTGCACGGCCCGGTGGTTGATCCCTGGGACGGCTCCGGTCTGCCGGGGAGGAAAAAATCACTCTGGGCCCACTACCCCCCATGGGAATGA
- a CDS encoding glycosyltransferase, with amino-acid sequence MTKPSTRLTLRGEKLTPVKVSVVVPVFNEVGILKELYERLTKVMKQREPYYELVFVDDGSTDGSYDALKKFREDDERVKVVRFTRNFGQQAAVLAGFRESTGPVMVQIDSDLQNPPEEIPKLLDAMTDDVDLVTTVTRKRKDGLMRILGSRLLLWLGKMVSGNRFELNLSSFRAFRRNVLEKIESCTDRSRYLAVLMSWMAVPSVEIEVDHHPRPSGDTKYPFLNLVKLAWDLITGYSNMPLRLVTYMGITGAVIGFCLTLFLLYQRFVNGILVDGLVVMCAVFAFFAGVQLFSIGILGEYLGRVYLQVQNRPDYIIEKVLD; translated from the coding sequence ATGACCAAACCTTCGACACGATTGACCTTACGCGGAGAAAAACTGACACCGGTGAAGGTGTCCGTAGTGGTTCCTGTATTCAACGAAGTGGGAATTCTGAAGGAATTGTATGAACGCTTGACGAAGGTTATGAAACAGCGTGAACCGTATTACGAACTGGTTTTCGTAGATGACGGAAGCACGGATGGTTCCTATGATGCCTTAAAAAAATTTCGCGAGGACGATGAGCGCGTCAAAGTGGTGCGGTTCACTCGAAACTTTGGGCAACAGGCGGCTGTCCTGGCCGGTTTTCGTGAAAGCACCGGACCGGTGATGGTGCAGATCGATTCCGACCTTCAGAATCCGCCCGAGGAAATCCCAAAACTACTCGACGCGATGACAGACGACGTTGATCTGGTCACGACCGTAACCCGGAAAAGAAAAGACGGACTCATGCGTATTCTGGGTTCGCGCCTGTTGCTGTGGCTCGGGAAAATGGTGTCGGGTAATCGTTTTGAATTGAATCTCAGTTCGTTTCGCGCGTTCCGCCGCAACGTGCTGGAAAAAATTGAATCCTGCACGGATCGTTCGCGTTACCTTGCTGTCCTCATGAGCTGGATGGCAGTGCCTTCGGTCGAAATTGAAGTGGATCACCACCCGCGTCCATCAGGCGATACAAAATATCCATTCCTCAATCTGGTGAAACTGGCCTGGGACCTCATCACGGGTTATTCCAACATGCCGCTTCGACTGGTCACCTATATGGGAATTACCGGTGCCGTTATTGGTTTTTGTCTCACTCTGTTTCTTCTGTACCAACGGTTCGTCAATGGAATTCTGGTGGATGGGCTTGTGGTCATGTGTGCCGTGTTTGCATTCTTCGCAGGAGTGCAATTGTTCTCCATTGGAATTCTGGGTGAGTACCTGGGCCGCGTTTACCTGCAGGTGCAGAACCGTCCGGATTACATCATTGAAAAGGTGCTGGACTGA
- a CDS encoding B12-binding domain-containing radical SAM protein, producing MKVLLLRPAAEKKSMARCMPLGLLAIASVLKRAGHEPRILDLRISEDPDQELQNTLSSFKPDAVGIGVMTIESKYGFIDAAKVKQLAPGVPVILGGPHCKHEPQYILNHKQIDVMVVGEGDVTIVELINAMEAGHPLDTIAGIAFRRDDEYVTTEARPIIRNLDDYEQEYDLIDMEAYFNFKCSMDFFPVYRSPRFIPLVTSRGCPFKCTYCHDIFAKSIQYRTAEVVVDEMEMLVNKYGIEEFHIVDDTFNLNMKRAKRIMDLILERGLKVHLSFPNGLRADFFDDELIEKMEKAGAYRLALGIESGSQRIQDNIKKDLDISILPGVVKKLSKAHISVHGFFMLGFPTETREEMEGTIDFACKLGLTTANFSLVIPNPGTELRDSFIEEMELAEDGFSDYSFDAAECNASQVADEELIELKREANRRFYFSGKRVRHVLEAIEPKWLVRSMFKTPFALLWRNAIAPTNAPTGHDSQIQH from the coding sequence ATGAAAGTTTTGTTGCTAAGACCTGCGGCGGAGAAAAAGTCCATGGCGCGTTGCATGCCCCTCGGGTTGCTCGCCATTGCCTCCGTATTAAAACGTGCAGGTCACGAACCGCGCATCCTCGATTTGCGTATCAGTGAAGACCCGGACCAGGAATTACAAAACACACTCTCCAGTTTTAAACCGGATGCAGTGGGTATCGGTGTGATGACCATTGAGAGCAAATACGGTTTCATCGATGCTGCCAAAGTCAAACAATTGGCTCCGGGAGTCCCGGTAATTCTTGGCGGACCCCATTGCAAGCATGAACCGCAATACATTCTCAATCACAAGCAAATCGATGTCATGGTTGTCGGCGAGGGGGACGTGACGATTGTTGAATTGATCAATGCGATGGAAGCAGGGCACCCCCTGGACACGATTGCGGGTATTGCATTCCGACGCGATGATGAATATGTCACCACTGAAGCGCGCCCCATCATCCGCAACCTGGATGACTACGAACAGGAGTACGACCTGATCGACATGGAAGCGTACTTCAATTTTAAATGCTCCATGGATTTCTTTCCGGTCTATCGCAGCCCCCGGTTTATTCCGCTGGTGACTTCGCGTGGATGCCCGTTCAAATGCACTTACTGTCACGATATTTTTGCGAAGTCGATCCAGTACCGAACCGCGGAGGTGGTGGTCGATGAAATGGAAATGCTGGTCAATAAATACGGCATCGAAGAGTTTCACATCGTTGACGATACATTCAATCTTAATATGAAACGCGCCAAGCGCATCATGGACCTGATCCTGGAGCGCGGACTCAAGGTCCATCTCTCGTTCCCGAATGGATTGCGCGCTGATTTTTTTGATGATGAGTTGATTGAAAAAATGGAAAAGGCTGGAGCCTATCGTCTTGCACTCGGGATCGAGTCAGGGTCGCAGCGGATTCAGGACAATATAAAGAAGGACCTCGATATTTCGATCCTTCCAGGCGTGGTGAAAAAACTCAGCAAGGCGCACATCAGTGTACACGGATTTTTCATGCTCGGATTTCCAACGGAGACCCGGGAGGAAATGGAAGGAACGATAGACTTTGCCTGCAAACTGGGATTGACCACCGCGAACTTTTCACTGGTCATTCCCAATCCCGGAACGGAATTGCGCGATTCTTTTATTGAAGAAATGGAATTGGCGGAAGACGGATTTTCAGACTACTCATTTGATGCCGCCGAGTGCAACGCCTCACAGGTGGCTGATGAAGAATTGATAGAACTGAAACGCGAAGCCAATCGTCGATTCTATTTTTCAGGCAAGCGGGTCCGGCATGTTCTTGAGGCCATTGAGCCTAAATGGCTGGTGCGTTCCATGTTTAAAACGCCGTTCGCTTTGTTGTGGCGAAACGCAATCGCGCCGACTAATGCACCGACCGGCCACGATTCCCAAATTCAACATTAG
- a CDS encoding class I SAM-dependent methyltransferase, whose product MSALLDSELKEQVLEENRRVHSLENAEYLSRHPEQTNRFQQQVLKSTLDNFANHLGNPHSEILDVGCGTGYLYLPLMKRGFRLTGVDLSPTLLDVLEEKIPENKKETCRLVADDIEAFLNNTTQQFDGVVVSALLHHLFDYEAVVKLLCQRLALGGTLLIFFEPLKQEIKSPLRFKLHRMLGGLDESAYERGMIRRGVPLIQDDYEVADYQRQFGGICPKSLTKLIEGQGLRVLETQTYCARRTGWAAWIANNILGTCNTFNILAQKN is encoded by the coding sequence ATGAGCGCCCTCCTGGATTCCGAACTTAAAGAACAGGTTCTGGAAGAAAACCGCCGCGTGCACTCGCTGGAAAACGCCGAGTACCTTTCCCGCCACCCGGAACAGACCAACCGTTTTCAGCAACAGGTTTTAAAAAGTACGCTCGACAACTTTGCGAATCATTTGGGCAATCCGCATTCTGAAATCCTGGATGTAGGGTGCGGTACGGGCTATCTTTATCTGCCCTTGATGAAGCGGGGGTTTCGTCTGACAGGAGTCGACCTTTCTCCGACACTACTTGACGTGCTTGAAGAGAAGATCCCTGAGAATAAAAAAGAAACGTGTCGGCTGGTCGCAGATGATATTGAAGCGTTCCTTAATAATACAACACAGCAGTTCGATGGCGTGGTTGTGTCCGCCCTGCTTCATCATTTGTTTGATTACGAAGCGGTGGTGAAGCTTCTGTGCCAGCGCCTTGCGCTTGGCGGAACGCTTTTAATATTTTTTGAGCCACTCAAACAGGAAATAAAATCGCCGCTACGATTCAAACTGCATCGAATGTTGGGGGGTCTCGACGAAAGCGCTTATGAACGGGGCATGATCCGTCGCGGTGTTCCTCTCATTCAGGACGACTACGAAGTGGCTGACTACCAGCGACAGTTCGGTGGGATCTGCCCGAAAAGTTTGACTAAGTTGATAGAAGGTCAGGGTCTGCGCGTGCTGGAGACACAAACCTATTGCGCCCGCCGCACTGGCTGGGCCGCCTGGATCGCCAACAATATTCTCGGCACCTGCAACACGTTCAATATCCTCGCCCAAAAGAATTAA
- a CDS encoding radical SAM protein, translated as MTFKNLQKWLPRLYSFFPQHLATRYALPPAHAFFEVTYRCNLRCDMCHYLEIIEDTENNRKYQQELSTDQVKQAIDRLPGFSLITFTGGEAFMKAEFLEILKHATQRHKVHVITNGTTLGESTVEFLVSNRVKRWWKPGMFYLGVSLEGHEALHDKITQVPGSFRKTREGLERLIKARGKNKFPLIHVTCVIGKDNVQDLVPLYEYVSGLGVEVMNFAVKNPATYNHHEGYDDADQLRNPAPQVEEIAPKLLRDVLDQLEDKSKQVATRLRFSPNYITTSEIVRYYSNKSSYQDYRCLIPWTKVAVSAYGDAFSCPHVPLGSIHDNGGELPWYGEKAKQFRQQLKEEKIFPGCLGCCQSEYTGSD; from the coding sequence ATGACTTTCAAGAATCTACAAAAATGGCTTCCGCGCCTGTATTCATTTTTTCCGCAACACCTGGCGACCCGTTATGCTCTTCCGCCTGCGCATGCGTTTTTCGAAGTGACTTATCGCTGCAACCTGCGTTGCGACATGTGTCATTACCTGGAGATCATTGAGGATACGGAAAACAATCGGAAATATCAGCAGGAGCTTTCAACGGACCAGGTCAAACAGGCCATTGACCGGCTTCCCGGTTTCAGTCTCATCACCTTCACAGGTGGGGAAGCTTTTATGAAAGCGGAATTTCTGGAAATCCTGAAACACGCAACGCAACGGCACAAGGTGCATGTCATCACCAACGGCACCACGCTTGGTGAAAGCACGGTGGAATTTCTGGTGTCCAATCGGGTGAAGCGTTGGTGGAAACCGGGAATGTTCTACCTTGGGGTTTCCCTTGAAGGACACGAAGCATTGCATGACAAGATCACCCAGGTTCCGGGTTCGTTCAGAAAAACGAGAGAAGGACTGGAGCGGTTAATTAAAGCGCGCGGGAAAAACAAATTTCCACTCATCCACGTTACCTGTGTGATTGGAAAAGATAATGTGCAGGACCTGGTGCCATTGTATGAATATGTCAGCGGACTCGGTGTTGAGGTCATGAATTTTGCGGTAAAAAACCCAGCGACCTACAACCATCACGAAGGCTATGACGATGCAGACCAACTCCGAAATCCGGCACCGCAAGTGGAAGAAATCGCACCCAAGTTACTTCGGGATGTCCTGGATCAACTGGAAGATAAATCCAAACAAGTGGCAACCCGTTTACGGTTTTCACCGAACTACATCACGACAAGCGAAATTGTTCGGTATTACTCGAACAAAAGTTCTTACCAGGATTATCGCTGTCTGATCCCCTGGACCAAGGTTGCTGTTTCAGCCTATGGAGATGCCTTCAGTTGTCCCCATGTTCCTCTGGGATCGATCCATGATAACGGCGGGGAACTGCCGTGGTATGGAGAAAAGGCCAAACAGTTTCGACAGCAATTGAAAGAGGAAAAAATCTTTCCCGGTTGCCTTGGGTGCTGCCAGTCCGAGTACACGGGTTCTGATTAA
- a CDS encoding transcriptional regulator, with amino-acid sequence MKKIRYRGAGLPNIWLVNGYKERKSPYGNTTAVENVKGLHRAIGNELVHSKQKLTGAEFRFLRKELGLSQKKFGELIGLADQTVALWEKKGPVPAYADRFLRALYVEYNEGTVQLRELIDRINELDKQAKGEIVFKDTPNGWKPQPKAA; translated from the coding sequence ATGAAAAAGATACGATACCGTGGGGCGGGTCTGCCTAATATCTGGCTGGTGAATGGTTACAAGGAAAGAAAAAGCCCTTACGGCAACACTACTGCCGTTGAGAATGTTAAGGGTTTGCATCGTGCGATCGGCAACGAACTGGTGCACAGCAAACAGAAATTGACCGGGGCGGAGTTCCGGTTTCTTAGAAAAGAATTGGGATTGTCGCAGAAAAAGTTCGGAGAACTCATCGGCCTGGCCGACCAGACCGTCGCCCTTTGGGAAAAAAAGGGGCCGGTACCGGCATACGCTGACCGGTTTCTGCGGGCTCTTTATGTGGAATATAACGAGGGGACTGTTCAATTACGCGAATTGATTGACCGCATCAACGAACTGGACAAGCAGGCAAAGGGGGAAATTGTGTTTAAGGACACCCCTAACGGCTGGAAACCCCAGCCAAAGGCGGCGTGA
- a CDS encoding endonuclease/exonuclease/phosphatase family protein — protein sequence MSKLSILSWNLEHFNGRGGIDKNSRQKRQNRVERVCKFIKDKKPDVFGLSEVEGKDVHSKMTKILSGYTFSITEGRQTQELLIGVKHGITSFFTQRNEFKRSNPNLRPGALLTVTMNDQHIPILFTHLKSMPSPEGFGLRDAMFDKAFSLKRSLDKLAKHSGQKQSNFIILGDMNTMGMNYEGKQFDIPGPHEIKIVANRFRRRGMTHLSKTHTATFNNGSKSRYAPADLDHVFAADHLQFMNAGQGADVHVGGWAELCSVKDQDKWIHEFSDHAPLSLTLKI from the coding sequence ATGAGCAAGCTCAGTATTTTATCCTGGAACCTCGAACATTTTAACGGTCGTGGCGGTATCGATAAAAACAGCCGCCAGAAACGGCAAAACCGTGTCGAACGGGTCTGTAAATTTATTAAAGATAAAAAACCTGATGTTTTTGGACTTTCAGAAGTTGAGGGTAAGGATGTTCATTCCAAAATGACCAAGATTTTATCCGGCTACACTTTCAGTATTACGGAAGGCAGGCAAACCCAGGAACTCCTCATCGGTGTAAAACACGGCATCACTTCATTTTTCACACAACGCAATGAGTTCAAAAGAAGCAATCCAAACCTCCGGCCCGGCGCATTGCTGACGGTTACAATGAATGATCAGCACATTCCCATTCTTTTCACACATCTCAAGAGTATGCCAAGCCCCGAAGGGTTCGGACTACGCGATGCCATGTTCGACAAGGCCTTCAGTCTGAAAAGATCTCTGGACAAATTGGCCAAACACAGTGGGCAAAAGCAATCCAATTTTATTATTCTGGGTGATATGAACACCATGGGAATGAACTATGAAGGCAAACAATTTGATATTCCGGGGCCGCACGAAATAAAGATCGTTGCCAATCGGTTCCGAAGGCGCGGCATGACGCACCTCAGCAAAACACATACGGCTACTTTTAATAATGGATCAAAATCAAGGTATGCACCAGCAGACCTCGACCATGTCTTTGCAGCAGACCACCTGCAGTTCATGAACGCAGGGCAAGGTGCCGATGTTCACGTGGGAGGCTGGGCGGAGTTGTGCTCTGTAAAGGATCAGGACAAGTGGATCCATGAATTTTCCGATCACGCCCCATTGAGTTTGACCCTTAAAATATAG
- a CDS encoding FdhF/YdeP family oxidoreductase, which yields MSRSAPKTIAGWHSIRYSLKLAMRFGFWEMWRSLFSKNSCKSCALGMGGQMGGMKDEAGKFPAVCKKSIYAQASDLQPAVTPEFFRKNSVEQLSSWTPRQLEHAGRLSTPMFCGEGDSHYRPVSWEKAFELIVTRLKAVASDRTFFYASGRSSNEAGYLLQLFARSLGTNNVNNCSFYCHQASGVGLTESLGTGTATIELEDLRHTDLIFLIGANPSSNHPRFMTTLMDIRRRGGKVIVINPAREPGLERFHVPSDPISLAFGSQIASSYLQPNIGGDVALAAGIAKALFELSDTTINVLNREFLENSTMDFENYEQFIREISWEDIETQSGLSEKDIRKAAMEYSKADKVVFAWAMGLTHHAHGVDNVQSFVNLALLRGMVGKPHAGLLPLRGHSNVQGIGSIGVTPKLKPDLKKQMETHYKIQLPNGEGWDTLTCMENARQGKVDFAWNLGGNLYGANPDSDFMEKAFKEIDFTLYMNTTLNPSHFLGRGKNTLLLPVLARDEEPEPTTQESMFSYVRMSDGGLPRLDGPLSEIEIISTVAEKVLGQKPVDWKALAQAANVRQDIGSVVQGFEKLKDIDQTRQEFHIGGRILHEPHFSTVTGKANFKIPETINHVEPASTQNHFQLMTIRSEGQFNTVVYENFDQFRGIKSRDVVLINPEDLKQLGWNEGDRITVKNETGKLTRQQLIAYPIKAGNLMMYYPEANVLVPRQKDERSKTPPFKSVPVVLEQETNNS from the coding sequence ATGTCCCGATCCGCTCCTAAAACTATTGCCGGCTGGCACTCGATTCGCTATTCCCTGAAACTTGCCATGCGTTTCGGTTTCTGGGAAATGTGGCGCAGTCTGTTTTCGAAAAATTCCTGCAAAAGCTGCGCACTGGGGATGGGCGGACAAATGGGCGGCATGAAAGACGAAGCCGGGAAATTTCCCGCAGTCTGCAAAAAATCCATCTACGCCCAGGCATCCGATCTTCAACCCGCTGTCACTCCTGAATTCTTCCGCAAAAACAGCGTCGAGCAATTATCGTCATGGACACCGAGACAACTCGAACATGCGGGACGCCTGTCGACTCCCATGTTCTGCGGTGAAGGCGATAGCCACTACCGTCCTGTTTCCTGGGAAAAAGCTTTTGAACTCATAGTGACCAGATTGAAAGCTGTTGCTTCGGACCGCACTTTTTTCTATGCCAGCGGGCGTTCCTCCAACGAAGCGGGTTATCTCTTGCAATTGTTTGCGCGCAGTCTCGGGACCAACAACGTCAACAACTGTTCCTTCTACTGTCATCAGGCTTCCGGGGTGGGTCTGACTGAAAGCCTCGGCACCGGCACCGCGACCATTGAACTGGAAGACCTGCGTCACACCGACCTGATTTTCCTGATCGGTGCGAATCCCTCATCGAATCATCCACGGTTCATGACCACCTTAATGGATATCCGCAGGCGCGGTGGAAAAGTCATTGTCATCAATCCGGCGCGCGAACCGGGCCTCGAACGATTCCATGTGCCCTCCGATCCGATCAGTCTGGCGTTTGGGTCTCAAATCGCCAGTTCCTATCTACAGCCGAATATCGGAGGCGATGTCGCCCTTGCCGCAGGAATCGCTAAGGCATTATTTGAACTATCGGATACAACTATAAATGTTTTAAACCGTGAGTTCCTCGAAAACTCCACAATGGACTTTGAGAACTATGAACAATTTATTCGTGAAATAAGTTGGGAAGATATCGAAACGCAATCGGGCCTCAGCGAAAAAGACATTCGCAAAGCTGCCATGGAATATTCGAAGGCCGACAAGGTGGTGTTCGCCTGGGCCATGGGGCTCACCCATCACGCCCACGGTGTCGACAATGTACAGTCCTTTGTGAACCTGGCCCTCTTGCGTGGAATGGTGGGCAAACCCCACGCCGGACTTCTCCCGTTGCGCGGTCACAGTAATGTGCAAGGGATCGGTTCCATCGGGGTCACCCCAAAACTGAAACCGGATCTTAAAAAGCAGATGGAAACTCATTATAAAATCCAACTGCCCAACGGCGAAGGATGGGACACCCTCACCTGTATGGAAAATGCCCGGCAAGGGAAAGTGGATTTCGCCTGGAATCTCGGTGGCAATTTATACGGAGCCAACCCTGATTCTGATTTTATGGAAAAAGCGTTCAAGGAAATTGATTTCACCCTTTACATGAACACCACCCTCAACCCTTCGCATTTTCTTGGACGCGGAAAAAACACGCTGCTTCTACCTGTGCTCGCGCGGGATGAAGAACCGGAACCGACCACCCAGGAAAGCATGTTCAGTTACGTCCGCATGAGTGACGGCGGACTGCCTCGTCTTGATGGCCCGCTGAGTGAAATTGAAATCATCTCCACTGTGGCGGAAAAGGTTCTTGGCCAGAAACCGGTTGACTGGAAAGCATTGGCACAGGCCGCCAATGTTCGGCAGGATATCGGTTCGGTTGTCCAGGGCTTCGAAAAATTAAAGGATATAGATCAAACCCGCCAGGAGTTTCACATCGGCGGCCGCATCCTGCATGAACCTCATTTTTCGACAGTCACCGGGAAAGCCAATTTTAAGATTCCCGAAACCATCAACCACGTAGAACCGGCGTCGACGCAGAATCATTTTCAATTGATGACGATCCGTTCAGAAGGACAGTTCAATACCGTGGTCTATGAAAACTTCGACCAGTTCAGAGGCATAAAGTCGCGCGATGTGGTGCTGATCAATCCTGAGGATTTAAAACAACTGGGCTGGAATGAAGGCGACCGCATCACCGTCAAAAATGAAACCGGGAAGCTGACCCGGCAACAATTGATTGCCTATCCGATCAAGGCAGGCAACCTGATGATGTATTACCCCGAAGCCAATGTTCTGGTTCCACGCCAGAAAGATGAGCGCTCCAAAACCCCGCCGTTTAAATCGGTTCCAGTGGTTCTGGAACAGGAAACAAACAACTCCTGA
- a CDS encoding DUF4258 domain-containing protein, which yields MTERNHSPQLSKPQAKKILEAAAADSSRVHFSEHAFFRMEEREITATQVLRILGTGQITEGPVWSVPHGSWELTVRGFDSGAVVTLPVAIEQDQTGVIIVTVF from the coding sequence ATGACGGAACGAAACCATAGCCCGCAACTGAGTAAGCCGCAAGCTAAAAAGATTTTGGAAGCCGCGGCGGCCGATTCATCCCGAGTCCATTTTTCGGAGCATGCTTTTTTCAGAATGGAAGAACGGGAAATCACAGCAACTCAGGTTTTACGAATCTTAGGAACTGGCCAGATCACGGAAGGTCCGGTATGGAGTGTCCCGCATGGAAGCTGGGAATTAACAGTAAGAGGTTTCGATTCCGGTGCTGTCGTCACCCTGCCAGTCGCAATTGAGCAGGATCAAACGGGCGTCATTATAGTTACTGTTTTTTAA
- a CDS encoding YcxB family protein, with protein sequence MDVIKLKYSEPFIREAIRTYWWKQIGPVFPVITVLLAGYLIYILTNGDRSWVAGALGAVVILGIGIMVIGYFVHLHRALQRFRRMKTPEATLELGNEHFRVTSDSGSSEIKWSQIDQVWCFKNAWLLSFSAGEFMSLPVTDISPESKSFIAAKAKAGGAKIS encoded by the coding sequence ATGGATGTTATAAAACTCAAATACTCGGAGCCATTCATTCGTGAGGCCATACGCACTTACTGGTGGAAACAAATTGGCCCTGTATTTCCAGTAATAACAGTGTTACTAGCGGGCTACCTGATATATATCCTTACAAATGGTGATCGCTCGTGGGTCGCTGGTGCATTAGGCGCAGTTGTTATTCTGGGTATCGGAATAATGGTAATTGGATATTTTGTTCATCTTCACAGAGCACTCCAACGGTTTCGTAGAATGAAAACACCGGAAGCTACTCTTGAGCTAGGGAATGAACATTTCCGAGTAACCTCAGACTCGGGTTCGTCAGAAATAAAATGGTCACAAATAGACCAGGTGTGGTGTTTTAAAAATGCTTGGCTTTTGTCCTTTTCAGCTGGTGAGTTTATGTCTTTGCCAGTCACGGATATTTCACCAGAATCCAAATCATTCATAGCGGCAAAGGCTAAAGCTGGTGGTGCAAAAATCTCATAA
- a CDS encoding radical SAM protein has product MDIKKLTSLIIEPTNTCNLRCTFCYVTEGMERPEGFMDLDLFKKVVDDCPDLEHLCMHNWGEPLLHKQIFEMFDYAHNAGVPWLVMNTNGTLLTSKMIKKIVDSPLSIIRFSIDGSAETFKRVRGVELEKITDNILRLKKLKEENRPELSMGVVFTVEEDTWEDAEPYVDYWSEIVDHVRLQPKLIEGPRVDACPELFGKDYGKLVVLWDGTVIPCCVDYNATLKLGNAHDSKVSDLWRANEMKQLREQHLNGEFPTRCENCQECETPVTEKRFFFQQPVSS; this is encoded by the coding sequence ATGGATATCAAAAAACTCACGTCCCTCATCATTGAACCGACCAACACCTGCAACCTGCGTTGCACGTTTTGCTATGTCACCGAAGGTATGGAACGTCCCGAAGGTTTTATGGACCTTGACCTGTTCAAAAAAGTGGTCGATGACTGCCCGGACCTGGAACACCTGTGCATGCACAACTGGGGTGAGCCGTTGCTGCACAAACAAATTTTCGAAATGTTCGACTATGCCCACAACGCCGGTGTGCCGTGGCTGGTGATGAACACCAACGGAACTTTACTGACTTCGAAGATGATAAAGAAAATTGTGGACAGTCCCCTTTCGATTATCCGGTTTTCAATCGATGGTTCAGCCGAAACATTTAAACGGGTACGCGGGGTCGAGCTGGAAAAAATTACAGACAACATCCTTCGTCTGAAGAAATTGAAAGAGGAAAACCGTCCGGAACTTTCGATGGGTGTGGTCTTCACAGTTGAAGAAGATACCTGGGAAGATGCCGAACCCTATGTCGATTACTGGAGTGAGATTGTCGATCACGTCCGCCTGCAACCCAAATTGATTGAAGGACCGCGTGTGGATGCCTGCCCGGAATTGTTTGGCAAAGACTACGGCAAACTGGTGGTGCTGTGGGATGGCACGGTAATTCCCTGCTGTGTCGATTACAACGCAACGCTCAAGCTGGGCAACGCCCACGATTCAAAAGTATCCGACTTGTGGCGGGCTAATGAAATGAAGCAACTCCGCGAGCAGCACCTGAATGGGGAATTTCCGACCCGCTGTGAAAACTGTCAGGAATGCGAAACGCCCGTCACTGAGAAACGTTTCTTTTTCCAACAGCCCGTTTCATCATGA